Proteins from a single region of Akkermansiaceae bacterium:
- a CDS encoding helix-turn-helix transcriptional regulator, which translates to MRDVTPEQLLSEEDIRAIVRLLGEVIAMRGDINACRRRLMEGLCPIVGADSWLWCMADIEPGKRLGHSGILHGGFDDERFSWFLQAINHPALGNANRRIASELIERGSHITRNLSQIEDPEYPLFQSDAGPFWERADIGTLMLSLRPMETGGATGIGLYRRRGRPDFDEREIRIAHILLTEVPWLHYEEFPEKSIISRLYPRHRTVLNLLCDGWDRKKVAAHLGISLQTVNGYVKEIFRHFDVHSQSELIAKLGKGDGGDR; encoded by the coding sequence ATGCGTGACGTCACCCCCGAGCAGTTGCTGAGTGAGGAGGATATCCGCGCGATTGTCCGTCTGCTTGGTGAGGTGATCGCGATGCGCGGGGACATCAATGCCTGCCGCAGGCGGCTGATGGAGGGTCTGTGTCCCATCGTCGGCGCGGACTCCTGGCTGTGGTGCATGGCGGACATCGAGCCGGGCAAACGGCTCGGCCACTCCGGCATCCTGCATGGCGGGTTCGATGACGAACGCTTCTCATGGTTCCTCCAGGCCATCAACCATCCGGCTCTGGGCAACGCGAACCGCCGGATCGCATCGGAACTGATCGAACGGGGGAGCCACATCACCCGCAATCTCAGCCAGATCGAGGATCCGGAATATCCGCTCTTCCAATCGGATGCCGGTCCGTTCTGGGAAAGGGCGGACATCGGCACACTCATGCTTTCCCTCCGTCCCATGGAGACCGGCGGAGCCACCGGCATCGGCCTTTACCGCCGGAGGGGACGGCCGGATTTCGATGAGCGGGAGATCCGCATTGCCCATATCCTGCTCACGGAGGTGCCATGGCTGCATTACGAGGAGTTTCCGGAAAAGAGCATCATCAGCCGGCTCTATCCCCGGCACCGGACGGTACTCAACCTACTCTGTGACGGATGGGACCGGAAGAAAGTCGCGGCGCATCTGGGGATCAGCCTCCAGACGGTGAACGGCTACGTGAAGGAAATCTTCCGCCAT
- the truA gene encoding tRNA pseudouridine(38-40) synthase TruA, which yields MRLKLTIAYDGRALNGWQSQVCGNTVQDLIEKAMEEVAKKPVRLHGAGRTDAGVHALGQTAHFDAPPELSMNPFNWVPALNTKLPASVRVMECVEVDADFHARFSATGKIYRYDICTDPVLPPLKAGTAWHIPRLFDAGVLGEALALFVGRHDFHAFAAYRGNELPDTDYTRTILAADLETLADGYRITWKGDGFLYKMVRLMTGAALHAAGGRMRIDDLAAMLDQPAGLPLGKSPLCAPSDGLFLQEVLY from the coding sequence ATGCGCCTGAAACTCACCATCGCTTACGACGGCCGCGCCCTCAACGGCTGGCAGTCCCAGGTCTGCGGCAACACCGTGCAGGACCTCATCGAGAAGGCGATGGAGGAGGTTGCAAAGAAGCCGGTCCGGCTCCACGGCGCGGGCCGCACGGATGCCGGGGTGCATGCGCTCGGACAGACCGCGCATTTCGATGCTCCGCCGGAGCTTTCGATGAACCCTTTCAACTGGGTGCCCGCGCTCAACACGAAGCTGCCCGCCAGCGTGCGCGTCATGGAGTGCGTGGAGGTGGACGCGGACTTCCACGCCCGCTTTTCGGCGACCGGAAAGATCTACCGCTACGACATCTGCACGGATCCCGTCCTGCCGCCGCTCAAGGCCGGGACGGCATGGCACATCCCGCGGTTGTTCGATGCCGGTGTGCTCGGGGAAGCGCTGGCCCTTTTCGTCGGCAGGCATGATTTCCACGCCTTCGCCGCGTACCGTGGCAATGAGCTGCCGGACACGGACTACACCCGCACCATCCTCGCTGCGGATCTGGAAACCCTTGCCGATGGCTACCGCATCACCTGGAAAGGCGATGGCTTCCTCTACAAGATGGTCCGCCTGATGACCGGCGCCGCCCTCCACGCCGCGGGAGGCAGGATGCGGATCGATGACCTGGCGGCCATGCTCGACCAGCCTGCGGGGCTGCCGCTCGGCAAATCCCCTCTCTGCGCTCCCTCGGACGGACTCTTCCTCCAGGAAGTCCTTTACTGA
- the ruvX gene encoding Holliday junction resolvase RuvX: MLDPSDPQSPHPALGIDHGDARIGIAATDDFGILAHPVETIDRAKTAPIGRIAQLVEMRKIRTLVVGLPLRMDGGEGASSIKVRKFAKELRERLPEIPVVFVDETLTTSSASAKLREAGKKAKNQKGIIDQAAAVEILNSWMEYGGL; this comes from the coding sequence ATGCTGGACCCATCCGATCCGCAAAGCCCGCATCCCGCCCTCGGGATCGATCATGGCGACGCGCGGATCGGCATCGCCGCGACGGATGACTTCGGCATCCTCGCCCATCCGGTGGAAACCATCGACCGGGCGAAGACGGCCCCCATCGGGCGCATCGCCCAACTCGTGGAGATGCGGAAGATCCGCACGCTGGTCGTCGGCCTCCCGTTGCGGATGGATGGTGGTGAGGGCGCGTCCTCGATCAAGGTCCGCAAGTTCGCCAAGGAACTCCGTGAACGCCTGCCGGAAATCCCGGTGGTCTTCGTCGATGAAACACTGACGACCTCCTCCGCCTCCGCGAAGCTGCGCGAGGCAGGGAAGAAAGCGAAGAACCAGAAAGGCATCATCGACCAAGCCGCGGCGGTGGAGATCCTGAACTCATGGATGGAATACGGCGGCCTTTAA